In Puntigrus tetrazona isolate hp1 chromosome 7, ASM1883169v1, whole genome shotgun sequence, the following are encoded in one genomic region:
- the mark2b gene encoding serine/threonine-protein kinase MARK2 isoform X8, protein MSTRPQGVGVIENSSGQTHSDAKGGGRPSVSRSRNVVPTVDEYPHIGNYRLLKTIGKGNFAKVKLARHVLTSKEVAVKIIDKTQLNSSSLQKLFREVRIMKLLNHPNIVKLFEVIETDKTLYLVMEYASGGEVFDYLVAHGRMKEKEARAKFRQIVSAVQYCHQKCIVHRDLKAENLLLDADMNIKIADFGFSNEFTVGNKLDTFCGSPPYAAPELFQGKKYDGPEVDVWSLGVILYTLVSGSLPFDGQNLKELRERVLRGKYRIPFYMSTDCENLLKKFLILNPTKRGSLEQQIMKDRWMNVGHEDDELKPYIEPQPDYKDPRRTDIMLQMGFSQEEIEESLIKQKYNEVMATYLLLDYRNSELDEGVNLSLKPRPGSDLTNSNGPSPPHMVQRSVSSTQKPVRRSTDQGSYSKRPQGENKHGVEDSGRKGSSSSTKVPPSPVISSERKKSSTPSTNSILSTGTSRSRNSPVSERATLGVQNGKDSDPPQRAPGASPSAHNISSAAGTDRTNFPRGVPTRNTFHLGQQRGARDQQGSPYHGAPASPSLSHGNSQQRRPAASGIFSKFTSKFVRRNLSFRFPRRSPYEGEGREEGIRSMLSSAEKSEKTSVGPEDDNKDSSSSPGGGTPPAAPVSSLKEQAKPRSLRFTWSMKTTSSMEPGEMMKEIRKVLDANSCEYELRERYMLLCMAGNPARDDFVQWEMEVCKLPRLSLNGVRFKRISGTSIAFKNIASKIANELKL, encoded by the exons ACCCACTCTGATGCCAAAGGAGGAGGGCGTCCCAGTGTGTCACGTAGTCGGAATGTGGTGCCGACTGTGGATGAATACCCCCACATAGGAAATTACAGACTGCTGAAGACCATCGGCAAGGGCAACTTTGCCAAGGTTAAACTGGCCCGACATGTCCTCACTTCTAAAGAG gTAGCAGTGAAAATCATAGACAAGACACAGCTCAACTCTTCTAGTCTTCAAAAA CTCTTCCGAGAAGTGAGAATCATGAAGCTTCTGAATCACCCAAACATCG TGAAGTTATTTGAGGTGATCGAGACAGACAAGACGCTGTATTTAGTCATGGAATATGCCAGTGGAG GCGAGGTTTTTGATTACCTTGTTGCTCACGGgaggatgaaagaaaaggaagCGCGTGCCAAATTTAGACAG ATTGTCTCAGCTGTGCAGTATTGCCATCAGAAGTGCATTGTACATCGAGATCTTAAG GCTGAGAATCTTTTACTGGATGCTGACATGAACATAAAGATCGCCGACTTTGGTTTCAGTAACGAGTTTACGGTGGGCAATAAATTGGACACGTTTTGCGGGAGCCCACCATATGCCGCCCCTGAACTTTTCCAGGGCAAAAAGTATGATGGTCCAGAGGTGGATGTGTGGAGTCTCGGGGTCATACTTTACACACTGGTCAGTGGCTCGCTGCCTTTTGATGGACAGAACCTAAAG GAGCTGCGAGAGCGTGTTTTAAGAGGGAAGTATAGGATTCCTTTCTATATGTCCACAGACTGTGAGAACCTGCTGAAGAAGTTTCTAATCCTCAATCCTACCAAGAGGGGAAGTTTGGAG CAGCAGATCATGAAGGATCGCTGGATGAATGTAGGTCATGAAGATGATGAATTGAAGCCTTACATTGAGCCCCAACCTGACTACAAAGACCCCAGGAGAACAG ACATAATGCTTCAGATGGGTTTCAGTCAAGAGGAAATAGAGGAATCTCTcatcaaacaaaaatacaatgaagtCATGGCAACCTACCTGCTGCTTGACTATAGGAATTCAGAG CTTGACGAGGGTGTCAACTTGTCGCTAAAGCCACGCCCAGGAAGTGACCTCACTAACAGCAATGGCCCTTCTCCACCTCATATGGTACAGCGCAGTGTGTCATCCACTCAGAAACCTGTCAGAAGATCAACAGATCAGG GCTCATACTCAAAACGGCCTCAGGGAGAAAACAAGCATGGAGTGGAGGATTCTGGGAGGAAAGGTTCGAGTAGCTCCACCAAAGTTCCACCCAGTCCAGTTATCTCCAGCGAACGCAAAAAGAGTTCTACACCCTCTACT AATAGTATCCTGTCCACGGGCACAAGCCGCAGCAGAAATTCCCCGGTTTCTGAAAGAGCCACTCTGGGAGTGCAAAACGGCAAGGACAG TGATCCCCCACAGAGAGCACCTGGTGCTTCCCCATCAGCCCACAATATCAGCAGTGCAGCTGGGACGGACCGTACCAATTTTCCTAGAGGGGTGCCAACCCGTAACACCTTCCACCTCGGCCAGCAGCGAGGCGCACGGGACCAACAGGGTTCTCCTTACCACGGGGCCCCCGCCTCACCTTCTCTGTCCCATGGAAACAGCCAACAACGACGACCCGCGGCTTCCGGCATCTTCAGCAAGTTCACCTCCAAGTTTGTGCGCAG AAATCTGTCATTCAGATTCCCCAGAAG GAGCCCCTATGAGGGAGAGGGTCGAGAGGAGGGGATCAG ATCTATGCTCAGCAGCGCAGAGAAGTCGGAGAAGACCAGCGTGGGGCCGGAAGACGACAACAAagactcctcctcctcccctgGGGGCGGGACTCCTCCGGCCGCTCCAGTGTCCTCGCTTAAAGAGCAGGCGAAACCTCGCTCGCTCCGCTTCACCTGGAGCATGAAGACCACGTCTTCCATGGAGCCCGGCGAGATGATGAAGGAGATTCGGAAGGTTCTCGACGCCAACAGCTGCGAGTATGAGCTGCGTGAGCGCTACATGCTGCTGTGCATGGCCGGTAACCCCGCCCGTGACGACTTCGTCCAATGGGAGATGGAGGTGTGCAAGCTGCCCCGCCTCTCGCTTAATGGAGTTCGCTTCAAGAGGATATCCGGGACATCTATTGCCTTCAAAAACATCGCCTCCAAAATCGCCAACGAGCTGAAACTGTAA